The Glycine max cultivar Williams 82 chromosome 17, Glycine_max_v4.0, whole genome shotgun sequence genome contains the following window.
TTGCGGAATTCCAAGAACTAATTACGAAATCGTTGGCACGGAACTCATCATATAACAAATGGCCAAATACAAACTAATAAGATGGCATATATATATCCTGAGTGCAGACTCCACAGACATATATATAGAGGTGCAAAAGTGAGATATTGCTGCTTATAATTAATACTAAAAGCTATTATAGTACATTACAACATTCAGTAGTGCGCgcgtgtatatgtgtatatatatatatatatatatatatatatatatatatatatatatatatatgtgtatatatatatatatatatatacggaTTTTTGTGGGCGTAGACGTATAATATTCTTGAAGCTAATTAGTGCTTTATAGAATCAAATGCAATTCTTGGAGGGCAATGAAGCGCCATACAAATTGTTTTGAACTTTTTGATCAAAAGCATAGCAGCACGCTTCTTCACTACTGAgtaaaagtgaaattaaggtcAGCACATCGTCAGAAACGCAAGGTACtttgcataaaataaaataaaaacatattaagtGGAGAATAATTAAAAGCCAGCAGTGACATTAcgttttttgtaatatttaaatCTAGTCCGCGCCGGAAACCTAAGCGCCCTATAATCGAACCTACACTTGTTTAGCATTTGCTCCACGTTTGActctaaattataaatatatataattatgtcaCAACTCTAATTAGCCCcaagtaattaaaaatgatcGAGGTCATATATGACTTTGGAACATGCAAGTCATTTAGGCCTAAATAGGGGCTCAGCTTTTAATCAAAATCTGTAAAACATAATAATGTGCTTGTCAACTAGCCAGTGTAACTGATTCTATATCCATTGAAGCACATATATTTAATTACCGTTATGCAAAATAGATTAACCAAATTAATTTCAGGTTGAAGTGTAAATTACTAAATTCCCCCAGAAGAGGCAGTGATGAACGCATGatctctttttttaatcttaacctGTTAACCAGATCATACATTTTACCTAAAGATTAGTAGTAGCTAGCAGTTCCCAAAACTGGACTTCCAATTCATAAGTGGATTTAATCAAATCTTTTTCAATGTTCCAATTATTCAGGCAATCTAATGATCAGAAAATAGAGCCTATTACGTAATGAAGTTTGTTAATGAGAATCGTAAAGTGATTTGGTAATTGGAAGGAGGAATTCAAATGCTTCCAGTACTAACATGACATATTAACTACTaacatttaactaaaaaaaactaaaattgattaATGAAGGTTACCACCAATTTTACCGAATATACATATATAGCCaggaaaagggaaaaaagaagaTGGAGAAGCATAGGAATGTCATAAAAACATACATATTCATGACTTGACTACTATCCATGGCAAGTACAAATAATACGAAGGTAAGCATTAATTtaagcttttcttttttcaaaattttactttctttttgaTGTATATATAGTTGATATACATGCACGGAAAGCTTACAAAATTAACACCGTACATGGCAGCCTTTTATTTATTACTGAATCCCTAGTTTTATATGCATACATTTCACTCACACACATACTGACATATGTAAACCAAACACAAAcactaattataaatttattcgCAGCCTTGTGAAACAAGCGAAAGGGTACTTGTCTTAACAAGGtggtaaatatataaatacatttaaaaacagaaaaaccataaaaaagGCACAGAAATAAAGGAGATGGGGAGAGGTAGCTGGTTATGGAGTTGTGACTTGCGATGAGTTACTGCTTCATGTCTAACCACAACAAGCTTCTTTAAACATGTTGCAGCTTGCGCAAGTGTTAATATAAAAGCTAGCTAGTTGATTAAATAAATCTtcaaacagaagaaaaaaaagaagcaaatacgaacatatataaaataacatcaagctactaattaattaaattatacagTAGTCTTCCATATTATAATAAACAGGGAAATAAGTATATAAAATTCCAAGGAGATGAAAATCAGACTACATATAATTATCATGTCATATTNNNNNNNNNNNNNNNNNNNNNNNNNNNNNNNNNNNNNNNNNNNNNNNNNNNNNNNNNNNNNNNNNNNNNNNNNNNNNNNNNNNNNNNNNNNNNNNNNNNNNNNNNNNNNNNNTCGGGGGAAAGgggttattgttgttgttgtttcctTGAGACCACGTTCGTTCCAGTGGCTGAATCTGAAgctgctgttgttgctgctgttgttcATCTTCTTCTAAGGGTAACCTCTCGTAAGCCACGTTGGTGAACGACGCTGCGATGACGATTACTGGCCCTGCTGCGGTTAATTCTCCGATGACGTTTCCTCCGACAACCTGCCCCTGCCCGCCGGCCAGGTAGATTGTGAGGCTGGTGGCTCCCGGCGGAGCCGGCGGCGGGAGGAACGAGCCAGAGAGGGAGAGAATCTCGAACCTGCCGTGCAGCGTGACGACGGCACCGGCAGCTGCAGGCTGCCGGAGACTGACATTGGTGACGGTGCCGCTGCCACTGAGGACGCAGATCCCACGCTGGCGCCGCCGGGCATACGCGGTGACACAGTCGAAGACGTCGGAGCCGCTTCCGACCTCGAGGATGTGCGCCCTCAGCGTGTTGGCGCTCTCCCGGGTGATTATGACGGGCGGCTTAGGCTTGTTCTTCGACCCAGGAGGCCTGCCACGCGGGCGCCGTCCGACGATGTCGCCAGGACCTGAAGTGAGCTCCAGGCCCGGGCTTCTATCATCGCTATCATCGTCGAACGGCGCCCCCATTCTGTGATTCGGAGGAGTTTTCTGCTCCTCCAAATCACGCTGGTGCTGCTGGTCCTGGTGCTGCTGGAAATTTTGTTGCAAGTGCAAGTCTGGTCTGTGAAGGTTTTGAACAAAGCGTGAGGCGCTTCCTAAATCCAAACCAGCCATAGACACAtccaaaaaaaagagagagaatgatatataaatataaatagatataaCTCACAATCACAAGGtgcaaaacagaaaaaatagataaaagaaggttatatattataagagaaaacagaaaacaaggaAAACAAATGATTATATTATGGAGGAATTAATATAGTTAATAAATagtagagatttttttttgggggtCAAGAACAGTGCTGgtttgtttatgtttattttaagggAAATGTTGTGAGTGTAAGGAAATAAAAAGAAGGGAaaaggaggaagaggaagaggaataGAAAAGGGTGGGTTTTGGAAAGAAAGATGGAGTGCAGAGAAAGAAAAGGGAatgaagaaggaggaggaggaggagaaggtgAAGTAAGAATGGGGGAGAGAGAGAATTGAAATGAGGTTGAAGGGGACAAAGAACTCACAATGCAGCCATTTGTTTGGGCaatcaaaagtttaaaataataacaataataataataggaacATGAcctataaaatataacaattagtTGAGGGAAATCTTTAACACACTTGCAAGAATGTGTTCGCCACTCCTGATTGAAGAGCGTGTCCGTAACGCGACCTTAAGTTGATTAGACTTAGTTAATTGAACATTACCGTCAATTCTTGGTTAGGTTTTCTATGGGCGCAATAAATGAATATGGCCGTTACTCCTTTGGGTTAGATTTGTTTGTTTAATGTAGTCTAGGTTCTTTACTAGATTTTACTTGCACAAATTTgtgtaattaataatatgtattAGTGTGAATCTAAGTGTAAAGGACAAATTTCATTGAGATTTAGAATAACTATTGGATAATTTATACCGAATACtaatttatatgaattaattcccttcaaattttttatatgaattaattagaaatttagaatgcaagtaaaattatttgatgCGCTAGTCTAATTattgattttcatatttaagattttttatttttataataattatttaaaaagtattatatataaaatggaTTATAATTGttcgataatatatttttatactaatagtataacaaaaacttttttttaaatacaaaaacaacaaaTGCGTCTGCTACTAATTTAAtggcaaatattttttttaacaatatagGAATCTTCTACtaagttaattataattgaaaatttttaagttaatttaccaggttataaatttttgataaaataaattatcaaattatataaattgatcaacaaaaacatgtttatattatttttatataaattctaatttattttgaaacaaagGCATATTTTAGACCATTAcaattgtaattttataaatttaaatttaaattcttatttttatttatagacaacaaaattttaatagatCATTAAGATAAATATTGCAATAGGCATTAACATATATTTTGAGGGTGGGTAATGAAGGAGTATAGAATAGAAGTTACCCCCGATCGCTATAGAGTAAAACTGGATACATAAACAATAAATTCATCATATTAAAATAGGTTTTATCCACTTCCTAGCTATATTTTAGAACGCTTACTCTTTTGAGGCAAACAGAGCTGGAAATCCAGAAGAAGAATACCGCTAATACCACATTTCCTCTTAGagaattttaaaaagagaaaaaaaaaacaactaacgAAAGTAGATAATCATGCATGATCTTTTTTGCTCTTGCATTCTAAAAaatgcattaattaattatactagAAAAACACTGTCGATCTTTTGAAAggatatatgaaaaataaaggattaaatttaataatcagCAAATGATTTgagaatatatattaacatGACATGTTATCTCACTAGATTCAGTGGAGTGAATTAAGAAATGAATTGACATGTTACATGTACATgtgtttttgtttgattttgtttttaaggaaGTTAGGGTGTTCTGGGGCGCGTGGTAACGGGGT
Protein-coding sequences here:
- the LOC100783443 gene encoding AT-hook motif nuclear-localized protein 23 → MAGLDLGSASRFVQNLHRPDLHLQQNFQQHQDQQHQRDLEEQKTPPNHRMGAPFDDDSDDRSPGLELTSGPGDIVGRRPRGRPPGSKNKPKPPVIITRESANTLRAHILEVGSGSDVFDCVTAYARRRQRGICVLSGSGTVTNVSLRQPAAAGAVVTLHGRFEILSLSGSFLPPPAPPGATSLTIYLAGGQGQVVGGNVIGELTAAGPVIVIAASFTNVAYERLPLEEDEQQQQQQQLQIQPLERTWSQGNNNNNNPFPP